AGGAAGTCGTTGCCAAGCACCACGTCGTACCCCTCCACGTCGACCGCCCCTACTACCTTCATTCCGGTCCATCCGCCTAAGCGGATTACCACGTTCGTTGTGCCTTGCGTATACAGTGTGTCGCCATTGGGCAGCGACACCGGCAAGGACTTACGTTTATCCCATTTCCCGCCTAAGCGTTTTGCGGTTTCCAGCGAGACAAACGTGTGGCTTGCTCCGCAGTCCAGTAACATGCGGCAAGCGATGGGGTTCCCGGCCGAGGCGGGGCGGTGGAGGGAGCCGTCGAAGAAGTTGAGGTCCTCCCCGAGGGCATTTAACCTCATTGTCGCGCCCTTCGCGTGTTGCTCTGCGCGGATTTGGCGCCGCCAAGTTTCAGTTTTGTCGGGGCGCCCCTAAAGGCTTCCGGTGCCACGCTTGGTGTCAACCCCGGCGCCGCCTGTTGAGCGGCCTCCGCGTGTGAGGCGGGTTGTCCTTCTGCAAGGGGTTGATTCTCCATCGTGGCGGTTGGTTTGGGGGTTCAGCAAGTTGAGTCTTGGGTTTCTAGGAGGTTGTTGTCTTTCctcctttcctttcttccacTTGCTTTTACTTCTTAGGGGCCCCCACTTCGCCCCTAAGGATACGGATCCTTGACCTCGGCAGAGTTTCCGTTGTGTGCCCTAGCGACGGTGTCTTTAGGTCCACTTGCTGGCGCACAAACTCCGCTTCCTGGCCCCTGGATCGAAATTCCTTCGCAGCCGGGTTCTGTGTGACTCCCCTTTTCTGCTGCTCGGCTCCCTGAGGCCTGTAGGCGCCAGGGACTGGTTATAGGGTGCGGTTTCTCATCGAGATACCGCTGCTTCCCCCTTCCAGCTTACCGTGGGAGGTAAGGCCTTTAGCAAGACATGCTACCAgatgagattctgtaaggatcgcatggtttctattggatagtgctaaacaccagttataatgtagagttattacataacatgccaagccctcgcttatccaacatgaaacccctttttcctgtgaccaattgcttggtccgagcgccgctgagtagcggcctcaggcgccgagagtatgcaaccctgcaatcctctcgggagcacaggagcaaacaaagaagtcatgtgacttctaacagGGTCGCAACGCGACGCGATTCTGTGTGGTTCCATCCATGATGCATTTGCTTCTTCATCAGGACCCACCAGCTGGGGTGGTCGATTTTCCAATGTAATTAAACGGTTAGATTACGATACACCCTTGATTTCGTGCAGCAAAAATACCTGAATTGCCTCAACTTCAAGGCCAGTTCCCGTCAACGAACCTAGGACCACATCCTCGGAGATAGCATTCTCCATATCCTCAACCGAAATTTTTCCAAGCGAGAGAGCCCGGTTTGGGGTTGAAGTCATGTCCACGGGGGAGTCGAGTCCTCCTGTTAAGAATGCCGCCACCCAAAGAGCTTGGACCTCTGCAACAACGGCTATAGTTGATGATAGAATAACACCGAGCGTTGCAAAGGAGCGGTCGCCTCGTGCGACTAACTCGGGTGCAACCATACGGCGGAATAGCCGATATGGCACCAGCTTGTGAGGTTCGGCCCATGAGAGAGGATTCCGATCTGTGAGAGCGCATCTCGTCGCATTTAAAGTCTTCCGGATCATGATCTCAGAACGTCGATCTAGATCTTCCCAGTGTTGGATACGGCTATTGATGGTAGTTTCCAGTGGTCCATTGATTCGTTCCGGTGTTTCTGCTGGAATTTCGGGACTCTGGCGAATTTCCTCGCCCCCTGAGTCCACCAAAGCTGACAGCCCCAGTTCTAGACGGAGACTTGCAGGTTCAAACCGAATCGGAACTATTGGCTTATATCCGGTCGCGTAGATAATCAGGTCAACTTGCTCGATACAACTGCTGTCCGCCAAATGCACAGAGGCCTTTGTGGGTGAATCTGCGGTTTTCTCTGGCCTGGTGGCGACTATCTCCATGATGGCTGATCGGTGCACGTTGACATGTGGCAATCTAATCGTTTCCCAGAGGTCTCCTTGATTTGCAATGCCAATGCCCGATGCGCACGAGACAACACTAGAAGTCATCAATCACTGAGTATTCCGATTGCCATCTCACTGGACCTACCTGTTCTCTGGGCGAAGCTTTTCCATTTTCGGATCTGAACCATACTGCGCCATGTCCTCCAAGCCTTTATCAACCGATCGCCAGAGCCAACGAATCCACCATCGGCCAATTGGATTGCCATGGAACAACCGCGCTAGCCATGAGCCCTCCCAGTGCAGACCCCCACAAGGTCCCAGAGACAGACGTTTTGGTGTCTTGTAGCAGCATGGGTTGAGATGGGTGAGAAGTCGGCTGCTCGCAGCCTTGTCGCTTGCAACGGTTTCTCCTTTCAGGAGAGTGGACATTGGCGGTACCATCCACGCGGGCCCCACACCTCGATCCCGGATGATCCAGTGTACTTGGACCAGATCTTTCTGTGTAGACTTGAGGTGCAGCTTTGGCTGGTTGCGATGTAGAGTCGCGAAAAAATGCACTAGATCAAAGGCTGATTTTGCACCCCCATAAATAGCCACCGATCGCAGTTGTGGGAAACAAGACTCTATGACTGGAATGCTAACAGTCTCGGGCTTGGTTGCTTTGAGTGGCTGATATCCTAAGTATTTTCTTGCCCAGTCGCCAATATCCTTGGCATGGATGACGGGAGCAGGGTTATCGGAGGCCATTGATGATCCCTTTGTGTTGGGTAAATTTGGTACCGAGGTAAGTCCTGTAGCCAGTACCAACTTGTCGCAGATAATGGTGATATGGCGACCCGGGGACGTGGAAACACTGATGTTTAGCTTCCACTCTTTGGTGTCTAGACGGCTGATGTTGTCAACCTAGAGATCAATTAGAACCCCTGCAATTCGGGAACGATCCGAGAGTATCTTACCGTCCAGTTCAATCGTATGTGTTCTTCGAGCTGCCATTTCTTAACCCATGCACGAAGATATCGGTTGATCTTCCAGCCTGCAATGAACTGATTATGTGTATTATCCGCATCTTTCTCTGGAACAACGTCGGAAAGAGGCAGATCACTGAATTCATAAAGTCCATATGAGTTCTGGCTCAACAAATTTGGGTAAAGTCTCTCCTCAGCCCAAGTGCCCCCAATATCCGAAGCAGAGTCGATCACAAGAAGACGACTTTCGAAGGAGGCTGCTGGGGGAGCATCGATGCTCTCTGTAAAATAGGCAGGAATTTCAGCGATTTCATCGGTACTTTTGGCTGTGCTTTTATCATCAAATGCTCCCATAATTTGCAGATACGTCTTGGCCGCGATGAGACCGTAGAGACCTAAACAAGTTAATCAACGTCCAATCTGAACAACTGTTACCAACCTGCTCCGACTATCACGACTCGTTCCATAGCTTTTATGATTAGAGAGGAAGGAAAAAGGAgaaggggggaaggggggggagagagcATTTAATTTGGAAGTGTACAATGAAAGAGCAACAATACGAAGGAAATGCTCGGAGATGTAGTGTTAATATTGTTCCTGTGGGGGCACCGCAACAATGAAAATCGcttcaatcaatcaatcatcaatcaaagttcaattaacctgttgcagtctaactagttgcgtatgactatgcaggcgcttctccaaccgaagcaagaactcgagacccaacgccgagcgggatcgctcccagagtatacagatgatgccgaagtgaggagtgcagaatcagcccattcccgtaACCCGTTCAACCCATACCCGCAAAATGAAAATCGCTTCTCTTACTCCATAAAGAGTGAAGAAACATTAGAGAATAACGAAATCACGAATGTATTACAGATTACATCCACTGAAACCATTCGATCAAGTTCCGAAAACTCGTGCTGCAAAGTAGTATCATTTATCATATCAAAGGAAAAATTCGCCAATCCTCGTTGTCACTCACACTTGAACAACGCTGATGTTCAAGATCAAGGCCACGTAATTGACTTGTGATGATCTCAGACCTCCTCCTCTTAGATACCTCACAAACGCTCTGCCATGTATTCTGCCAGAATTATCCAATCTGGAACGTCCGGCATTGCTGCTCCACCCCCTGTGGTTTGAAACGACCACTCAGCCAAAGGACCTATATCGATTGAGTCCGAAATTTCGTCAATGTTTCGAAAATTTGGGGCTATGCATCGTCTCTGGTCTTCATGCCCCATCTCTTGGTAGTCCCATACATtgttgaaaccatagatctctgtcaTCATTTTCTCCATTCTACAAGCCTGGTAGAAGGCCCGACCACCCGAGTGGCGTTTGTCTAGCGCGGCAATTACACCCGTCGACCGATTTCCTTCTGATCCTCATGGTCTAGTCACGGTCTACGGGATGTTGAAAAATAGGTCGGGGATGCCGGGCATGCGCGGCTTACCCTCCGCTCCGATCCTGTGATCGGTCGAAGACTTTAGATTGCATATCCTCATGGGGAGGTATGAGCTACTGGCAATGGCAGTGTCATTGAGATCTAGATGCCCTATGCCTATATTTAGGAACTCACGTTCCACTCTAGATGAAGAATTGACAGAGTTTCAAGACACTAAACACTGGATCTCGTCCCTCGATTAGTCTTTCTATACATTTGTTCGTTCAGCATTCACAATGTCGACGCTTAAGAATTCCTTCAGACTTGGAGAAGTAGAAGGCCTTCCTACCTCCGCCAACGATGATTCTCCAGCTCATCCTCTCCCTGCCTCGTGGTATTCTTCGCAAGATATGCACGAACTTGAGCGACGCGCCATATTCAGCCGGAAATGGCTTCTTACCACACACAAGCTACGTTTTTCTAAGACAGGTGACTGGCTCCGATACGACATCGCCGGGTACGCTTTTATTTTGGTGAAGGATCGTGAGGGCAATGTCAATGCTTTCCACAACATCTGTCGCCACCGTGCGTTCCCAGTGGTAACCGAAGAGCGTGGCACTTCCCAAATTTTCTCTTGTCAATATCATGGATGGTCCTACAGCCTTAATGGCAAACTTGCTAAAGCACCCGGGTATCAAGAACTGGAAGGTTTCGACAAAAGCAAGAACGGCCTTCTCCCGATCCATGTTCATATTGACGTCAACGGTTTTGTCTGGGTCAACCTTGATGCCGGCAAGAAGCCCGAGATCTCATGGGAAGATGACTTCAAAGGAATCGACTTCCAGTCACGCTTTGAGAGGTTTAACTTTGAAAACTACAACTTCAACCACGCCTGGGAGATGAGTGGAAATTATAACTGGAAGATTCTGGCAGACAAGGATAACGAATCCTACTTTCCTTTGATTTTCAATTTCAGCTCACATGCAATGGATATTAGAGACGTCAAATCCACACCTGAGGAGATTGCCAATGGACTGAATACTGCCAGTGCTTACTATTTCCCTAATGCTGCTATGACCGTCTCGTAAGCATACGTGTACCCCAATGTGACCCGGATGATACTAATTGATTGCGCAGGCCGCATTTCTTCTTCATGCAACGACTTGTGCCTACGGGCCCCACCACATGCTCGGTGCGCTATGAAGTCTACCGCAACAAGAACTCTAGCGATGACGAGTTTGACTTCATCAACCAAACTTACAAGCGGATGATGCCTGAAAAGAAATGTCTCTGCGCTGAAACACAAAAGAATGTCAACACAGAGGTCTCTGTGAATGACCAACTCCACCGCACGAAAGAGGGATTAGTCTTCCAGACTCTCGTTCGTAGGTTGATTGCAGAGCACCATAAGCGGGAGGAGGACGCAGGGGAGCAGTTTTGGCCCGCACAACAAAGGCTCCCCAAGGAAGAGGCTGTAAGCAAAGATGATATGGACTTTTGCTCCAAGCTGACAAGTAATAACGGATCAACTTTGACTGCGGGGGGTTGTTGTGGAGGAGGATGTGGAGGTGGACCTCCCACCATTGCAGCTACGGCACCTGAGACTGTGGTGATTCAATGATGTGCATAGTAGCTTTTTTTCTGTCAGTCTATTTGATTTTTTCAGCCgttaatgttttttttttcttctgaAGAGGACGTGTTACATGCAACCGTGGGATATTTATCAGTGATCACGAGATAGGCACATGCATCAACAGTCAATTAGGCACGTAGATTCTATCACAGGTTGAGCCTTTGCTGGCAAAAGAGAGTATAATTTTCTGGCTGACTAGGCCATTTGGAAATTTATCATATCAGGGCTCGTATTCACCAAAAGAGACAATCCAAGGGATCATTTGACCTTTTTAGGTACAAATTGCACCTCAGATTTCCGATTAGGGAGGAACCTATGGGAGAAGAGACACTCTTCTCCGACTCTGATTTGAGTACATCTCCCGAGGTTATCTCGTTCTCCCCTCTTTTATTCTTGTCTTGTCTATCTTGTATTGTCTATCTTGTCTTGTCTATCTTGTCTTGTCTATCTTGTCTTGTCTATCTTGTCTATCTAATCTATGTAACCGCCATACCCCGCTAAATCTTTCCCacttttttatttttcccAATGATGCCGCGAGAGAGCACTCGCGGAAGGCTGCGTTCCCACGAGGCCTGTCTCAACTGCAGGTAAGCTGATAAACAAATGTCTGTCTGTGAGTGGGAAATAATCTCCACctagaagaaagaagacccGATGTCCGGCTGAGAAACCGTCCTGCTCAAGCTGTGTCCGCCTAAATCAGCCATGCATTTACACCACAATACCCAGAGGGTCCCGGGGAGGGCAATCCGTATGTACTGGCTTGTGGCTGTCAGGAGTTGATCATTGACTTgaattcttcttcttttctacAGGATGACAGGCTAGCATTCCTTGAAGAGAAGGTAAATCTTATCCTAAGTGGCAGACCAACTCAAACACTTGCATCAGAAAAGCCGCAAGAGACAGGAAATGGAATCTCAGAAACACGATTTCCTCTCACAACATATCCGCCATCCATTGAACCGAGCACAGTCAATGAGCCATTCTTTCTCGGGATTGGCCACGAGGACTCAAGCTCTCAGCCGTCATTATCTGCGATCGCCAAGGCTATTGATCTTTACTTTGAATACTGCCATCGACAACCAATTTGGTGTTTTGACCGGAAAGATGTCTCAGACCCAAGTTATCTGTCAGAGGAGCTCGTTTGTTGCCTACTCGCCTTGAGCTCACGATTCTCAAGAGATCGTGACCATTTGCAACATTATGGAGATAGTGCAAGAAGCTTGGTCATGCTTCGCATGGCTAATGGCACAGTGGAGCTTGAAACCCTTGAAAGCCTCTGCCTGCTCTCATATTCCTCATTTCTAGGTAGGAGCCTCAGCCAAGTGAAAAGATTTGAATCGTTGATTGTATTCTAGATGGAGATATACATCTCGGTCGCTTCCATCTTGGTCTTGCGTTACATCTTTGTCGGTCAGCAACGCTGGATCTGGAATCGAGTTATGCCGAGGAAGGTCCTCTGACTGAGCGTAAGAAACGTCTATTCTGGAGTCTCCAATGTCTGGAGCAGTCGTATGGGCAGCAAAATGGGTTCCTTTGTGTACCATCAGAGGCCATGCGCACCTTCCATGCTGCCTCCAGTTGCGACCGTAAAAAACAAGATCGGACAGAGCTGAGACCTCCACCTCTACCGGTGGATGATCTCGGTTGCTCGAAATCAACAGATTTGGGTATTTGGAGCCTAGCAGTCCACTTCGGTTGGGTCTGGAGCAGAGTTCGAGCATATGTCTCCGATTGTGCTCGAAATAGGCTCAAAGAACCTTGGCGGCACGATTCCATGTACGCCATGGTGCTTTCTGACCTTACAGAAATTGAAAACAAGCTGTCTCAGTGCCATCGTTATGACTCGGTCAAATTTTACGAGCGAACTGCAGAGGAGATGAGATCAAGCCGAAAGTACTGGACTCCGTGGCTGAAGCTGCAATTCACTTACCATTGCATTTTGACTGTTCTGAACCATCCTTTTCTCTATATTGTGGCATCACAATACAATGACAATCTGGCAATCCCGAACGCTTTCTGGAGACGGTCATCCGAGTTGGTCTTGCTACACGCTACCTGGCTAGTCCGCATGATAGACATGGTatcggagaagaagatgcgCCTGATCGATCCATTCTTCGGACACGCGGCCGCCATTGCAGCTACAGTGCATCTGTACTACTGCTGTGCTGCAGATCCACGACTCAAGTACAAATCCAAAGTTGATTTCACAAAATGCCGAAGGTTCTTGAAGAGCTTTGTGTCTTTTTCGACTGCTTGTGGAATCTTGGTGGGTCTAATGAAGCCAAAATCAGCTTCCAAAGCTAACAAACACACAGGATCAAACGCTAGACAAGATGACTCGAATTGCTTCCGGTTCAGAAGACATAGATCATGAATGGGAACCTGAGAAGATTCATCTCAGCATACCTTTAATGTGGGATGTTCTTCAAGTCAACTGTAAACCCAAGCCACACGGAGTGTCCACGGGCGGCTTACTACATCCATCATTGACTCCAACCGTCTCTACAGAGGAGGCGAAGGATAGTCCAGCCTTGACTCTAGAGGTCATTGTTGCAATGTCCCCAAACATTACAGTTAACACTGCGGATGGTGGTCAAGCTGCCCACATTCCACCAACCAAGCCGCATACATCTTCCACCTCAGCTTCTTCTGACCTCGACCTTGGTGAGAAACTTGTTGCGCCAGCCGACAGTTTAATGACCAATACCCCCTGGCTATGGACAGATCCCTCGCAATTTGTTGATTTGGAAAACAATGTGGGATACCTAGATTCCGAATCCACTCTTGGAAGCATTGACGGATTTTCCACATGGTGGGATTTTGGAAACCTATAGGACTAATATGTTCATTGACTTCTGCTACGGCATTCCCGTATGTCTCGGGCCGTAACTCTCGTTCACTTATCTTTTGTCCCAAGGCCCCTATGCGAAAAATAACCCcgtgcgaaaaaaaaaaaaaaaaaaaactcctAACAAACCCAGATGAAAACATGATTCCCACGCGCTCCCGATCAAGTCATGACGCTGCCACCGTCTTCAACCTCTTGTGCAAGGCAGCAAAGTTTCGCCTTATAGCGATTTCGGTGAACTGAGCTCCAGTTGTTACCACTGGACACTTCTTCGAGGGCCCCTGGATCAAAGAATCATTACAGGGCCGATTGAAGTAAGCAATGCTGTATCGACCACCATAATAGTCACCGGGCTCACTAGGAGCCTTGACACGATTAAAAGTCGATTGGAACTGGTCATCCGACCAGGACATGAATAAATCGCCAACAATGCACACGATCTCGCCAGTCTTGGCCTTCACCTTGGTCCATTCGTCCCCAATTCCAAACTCTGTCACCACCTCGCGACCGGGACAAATTTCCAGCCCATCCTGGCCGTCCCTCTGGGAAAGTAAAGTCAAAAAGTCCAAAGCGGCATGTGCCCCTGCTCGATGATGCGCCTTGCCGTCGGAAAATTCCGGCAACTCAAAGTAATGAAGTAGACACATAGTGGTTTGCGAGTTCGGTCGTCAGATACCATAACAGTCGATAAAGAATCTTTTCTGGAACCCCAGACCCCGTGCATAGCATCTCATCAAATGTTCTGACACTTGTTGGGCGTGGTTCATGAAATCGAGTGAGACGGTCCGGAAACCAGGTAGGTCGTCGTACTTGACCCAGAGATCATCCATATTCTCGCTGAACTGCAACTGGTATAACTCTTTACAGTCGGGCTGCCTGGTAGAAGGCCGGATTTGTGATTTCTTTTCCCATCCAACGTTGTTTGGTTTCCACGGTACAGTTGCTTTGACGTCGTTTGATAGATCGTAGAAACGTTTTGATATTGCAAACTTGGATTCAAGGTTTTCTTTTTAGATTCTATGACCTGTCAAGTTGAAAATTCCGATATTCTCAGCGGCTTCAATCAGTTGATCAGTGATTTCATTTATCCGACCTTCGAAATCGTGCATCGAGACAAGTGGAATGTCTCTATCGACATTTCGGGCTTGAGATGCCTTTCATCTCATACCAGTGCAGGAACTTTACATTTGTGCAAACGGTGATTCAAACAGTCATAGGCAATGTCGCGTGCACACTGGTGGCTCGGCCGAGCTGAAAAGAATTGTGTGGGGTTTCACTCGGATTTCCACGCTATTGAACGGGAAGTTGGAGTAGAGAATCCAGTGATTGTCGAATATTTCAGTTCGAGTGTTGCTGTTTTGTCTGTTGAAAGACAATTGCGTTTCCAAGCCCCTCCTCTCTGATAGGTCAGAGGCATGATCGAATGAATCAGTTGCAGCCCGATAACATGTTGCCTGCATTCCTAAGAACTCCGACACCAACAGCGCCCCTGAAAAGTCACAACAATTTTTGGGTGTCAAAATGGAGAACAGGTACTTTTTGCACTCGGCTTCCCGTAACTCTTGCAGCTCAATGGTGTAATCCCGGGCCATGTTGTAAACCCTGGTCAGGTTCAGATTGTTTCGGGTATCATTTATGTGTTGATTCAATTTATCCACATAGTACACAGTGATTTACATGACATAAATGTAcgcaaaaagaaaattggGCCAGCCCTTGGTGCCGAAATAGATACAGCATCTGAGAGCAAACTTTTGCACCAGTGAGCTATATGGTTGATCCGACAATACCGATTGCTCTAGTCAACCTTGCGCACTTGGGTCACAGGCGAACGATATACGCGGCGGCCATGCAGAATGTACAAAGCAATTGCAAAGATTATCACCGCTCCAAAAACAAGGATAGACCAATTCATATCCACCGGGGTCGGGTGATTGGCGGTTGGGAAGAAGGTGAAAATTATGGCAAAGCAAAGCCAAGCTAGTGAGAAGATATTAATCGCCAACCCGAACATACCGAGTGAAAATCGCGAGCGGGGGATACCACCCGGTTGAAAACGGAGACGAACGACCGCAGCAATTGGCAAGATGTAAGTAGTAAAAAGTGCAGCGATCATCACAGATGCGACAGCATTGAAAGCCGCAGTAGATCCGATGTTGATCAAGCTCAGCAGCACGGTAATAATGGTTGACACCAACACAGAGCAGATGGGAATTTGGGTATGTCGATTTACATGAGCCAGATGCTTCGAGAACGGCAAGGCATCATCGCgagcaaaagcaaaagtcTGGCGAGAGACTGTCGCAAGAATGCCGATCGCGCTGCAGACTTCCATGACAAGAATGATAGCGGCCACAGCATTGATAGCAGCCATGGAACCGGTAGCATGATTAACTGCCGGGAGGAAGGAGAATCCACTAGCCGGGGCAAGCACATCCTGTATGTCCCCCATCTTATACAGCAAGGTGATTAGTATGATGAAACCGAGGCCGCCGTTGATCAAAGCGGTCGAAACCATACACCATGGTACAACAAAGGCAGCATTTTGGACCTCTTCGGCTAATAGAAGTTAGCCAGTATCGCGAATTACGAGAGATGCGATGTTTGACTAACACATATGTGTAGCAGCATCCGGGCCTGTCCAGGAGAAGATTGGAGTCAGCTGGCCCACCAGACACGCGAGGCCCATGCTCGGCCATTCGCCAGAGTTTGTGAACTCCTTCCAGACAGATTCCCCAGAGGCCTTTCCTGGGGACATAACCCACATCAGGACGACAACAACAATGAAGCCGAAGAGGTGAATGGCGAGGATGAGGCCCTCCATGGGAGGGAGAATCTTGTAGCCCCAGGTATTCACCACAGTTCCGACAGCGGCGATAGCGATGGTCAGTAATGTCCCATGCCAGCGCTCAAAGCCATATACCCAACCGGAGGGATTCGAGTAGTTAAAGACCAGTAATCCTTGAATCAGAGTACCGCAAAGGTAGCAAATACTGGCAAAAGCCGCCTGCCAGCCTAGAACCGAAAGCCAACCTGGAAGCTGGATTAGCGCTAGAGATCATTAGATTATAATTGGAGGTGGGGGTTAACCGGTGAGATAGCTCAAGAACCGTTGACATCTTGGCCAGGCGAATTCACTGACCCAGTGGTACTGTCCACCCGACGTTGGGGAGCTGGCTAGTCAATCCCCGTGCGCAACAGGCAGATGGGGAATTAAACTTACATTGAGGCAATCTCAGCCATGGAGATAACGGCGGCGAAAAATCCCACAAATGATCCAAGATACACATAGACCATGCCGGCTCGTCCGCCATCAGTAAGGCCGTAGG
The nucleotide sequence above comes from Penicillium digitatum chromosome 1, complete sequence. Encoded proteins:
- a CDS encoding Retrovirus-related Pol polyprotein from transposon, producing the protein MRLNALGEDLNFFDGSLHRPASAGNPIACRMLLDCGASHTFVSLETAKRLGGKWDKRKSLPVSLPNGDTLYTQGTTNVVIRLGGWTGMKVVGAVDVEGYDVVLGNDFLCKHDPHVSFPTKKMWLTDRYGEHEGHPTNYEGKGHRVRGLLRHELQRPRPFNKRPTLGRTTPEVRGRLPR
- a CDS encoding flavin-binding monooxygenase-like protein — translated: MERVVIVGAGLYGLIAAKTYLQIMGAFDDKSTAKSTDEIAEIPAYFTESIDAPPAASFESRLLVIDSASDIGGTWAEERLYPNLLSQNSYGLYEFSDLPLSDVVPEKDADNTHNQFIAGWKINRYLRAWVKKWQLEEHIRLNWTVDNISRLDTKEWKLNISVSTSPGRHITIICDKLVLATGLTSVPNLPNTKGSSMASDNPAPVIHAKDIGDWARKYLGYQPLKATKPETVSIPVIESCFPQLRSVAIYGGAKSAFDLVHFFATLHRNQPKLHLKSTQKDLVQVHWIIRDRGVGPAWMVPPMSTLLKGETVASDKAASSRLLTHLNPCCYKTPKRLSLGPCGGLHWEGSWLARLFHGNPIGRWWIRWLWRSVDKGLEDMAQYGSDPKMEKLRPENSVVSCASGIGIANQGDLWETIRLPHVNVHRSAIMEIVATRPEKTADSPTKASVHLADSSCIEQVDLIIYATGYKPIVPIRFEPASLRLELGLSALVDSGGEEIRQSPEIPAETPERINGPLETTINSRIQHWEDLDRRSEIMIRKTLNATRCALTDRNPLSWAEPHKLVPYRLFRRMVAPELVARGDRSFATLGVILSSTIAVVAEVQALWVAAFLTGGLDSPVDMTSTPNRALSLGKISVEDMENAISEDVVLGSLTGTGLEVEAIQVFLLHEIKGVS
- a CDS encoding Rieske 2Fe-2S family protein, putative → MSTLKNSFRLGEVEGLPTSANDDSPAHPLPASWYSSQDMHELERRAIFSRKWLLTTHKLRFSKTGDWLRYDIAGYAFILVKDREGNVNAFHNICRHRAFPVVTEERGTSQIFSCQYHGWSYSLNGKLAKAPGYQELEGFDKSKNGLLPIHVHIDVNGFVWVNLDAGKKPEISWEDDFKGIDFQSRFERFNFENYNFNHAWEMSGNYNWKILADKDNESYFPLIFNFSSHAMDIRDVKSTPEEIANGLNTASAYYFPNAAMTVSPHFFFMQRLVPTGPTTCSVRYEVYRNKNSSDDEFDFINQTYKRMMPEKKCLCAETQKNVNTEVSVNDQLHRTKEGLVFQTLVRRLIAEHHKREEDAGEQFWPAQQRLPKEEAVSKDDMDFCSKLTSNNGSTLTAGGCCGGGCGGGPPTIAATAPETVVIQ
- a CDS encoding Fungal transcriptional regulatory protein, N-terminal, which encodes MMPRESTRGRLRSHEACLNCRRKKTRCPAEKPSCSSCVRLNQPCIYTTIPRGSRGGQSDDRLAFLEEKKSRKRQEMESQKHDFLSQHIRHPLNRAQSMSHSFSGLATRTQALSRHYLRSPRLLIFTLNTAIDNQFGVLTGKMSQTQVICQRSSARSLVMLRMANGTVELETLESLCLLSYSSFLDGDIHLGRFHLGLALHLCRSATLDLESSYAEEGPLTERKKRLFWSLQCLEQSYGQQNGFLCVPSEAMRTFHAASSCDRKKQDRTELRPPPLPVDDLGCSKSTDLGIWSLAVHFGWVWSRVRAYVSDCARNRLKEPWRHDSMYAMVLSDLTEIENKLSQCHRYDSVKFYERTAEEMRSSRKYWTPWLKLQFTYHCILTVLNHPFLYIVASQYNDNLAIPNAFWRRSSELVLLHATWLVRMIDMVSEKKMRLIDPFFGHAAAIAATVHLYYCCAADPRLKYKSKVDFTKCRRFLKSFVSFSTACGILDQTLDKMTRIASGSEDIDHEWEPEKIHLSIPLMWDVLQVNCKPKPHGVSTGGLLHPSLTPTVSTEEAKDSPALTLEVIVAMSPNITVNTADGGQAAHIPPTKPHTSSTSASSDLDLGEKLVAPADSLMTNTPWLWTDPSQFVDLENNVGYLDSESTLGSIDGFSTWWDFGNL
- a CDS encoding Oxoglutarate/iron-dependent dioxygenase, whose protein sequence is MCLLHYFELPEFSDGKAHHRAGAHAALDFLTLLSQRDGQDGLEICPGREVVTEFGIGDEWTKVKAKTGEIVCIVGDLFMSWSDDQFQSTFNRVKAPSEPGDYYGGRYSIAYFNRPCNDSLIQGPSKKCPVVTTGAQFTEIAIRRNFAALHKRLKTVAAS
- a CDS encoding Amino acid/polyamine transporter I — translated: MKGASNKKMVCHDIDTTDQDDWDMQRLGKTQQLKRNFRFYSILGFTTTLMATWESILLTSTYGLTDGGRAGMVYVYLGSFVGFFAAVISMAEIASISPTSGGQYHWVSEFAWPRCQRFLSYLTGWLSVLGWQAAFASICYLCGTLIQGLLVFNYSNPSGWVYGFERWHGTLLTIAIAAVGTVVNTWGYKILPPMEGLILAIHLFGFIVVVVLMWVMSPGKASGESVWKEFTNSGEWPSMGLACLVGQLTPIFSWTGPDAATHMSEEVQNAAFVVPWCMVSTALINGGLGFIILITLLYKMGDIQDVLAPASGFSFLPAVNHATGSMAAINAVAAIILVMEVCSAIGILATVSRQTFAFARDDALPFSKHLAHVNRHTQIPICSVLVSTIITVLLSLINIGSTAAFNAVASVMIAALFTTYILPIAAVVRLRFQPGGIPRSRFSLGMFGLAINIFSLAWLCFAIIFTFFPTANHPTPVDMNWSILVFGAVIIFAIALYILHGRRVYRSPVTQVRKVD